In the genome of Populus nigra chromosome 9, ddPopNigr1.1, whole genome shotgun sequence, one region contains:
- the LOC133702749 gene encoding kxDL motif-containing protein LO9-177 produces the protein MMKTKDGGSKIKRWQVSKKPKAENSHQYFHLHPHLHHRRKQEMEEEPIREASKEVCREFETLIDERDLDSLKQVQLLILGRLQDSNAVLSHFNEFSENCFAEVSADFSRNTRLLKSMKSDLDYVFQKLRSMKAKILATYPDAFPDGSAKEVLDRRPDLEMP, from the exons ATGATGAAGACGAAGGATGGGGGCAGCAAA ATTAAACGCTGGCAAGTAAGCAAAAAACCGAAGGCCGAAAACAGTCATCAATATTTCCATCTCCATCCGCATCTGCATCACCGGAGGAAGCAGGAAATGGAGGAGGAACCCATCAGAGAAGCTTCAAAAGAGGTCTGTAGAGAGTTCGAAACCCTAATTGATGAGCGAGATCTGGATTCACTCAAGCAAGTGCAGCTTCTCAT ATTGGGAAGGTTGCAGGACAGCAACGCAGTGCTGTctcattttaatgaattttcagAGAATTGTTTCGCAGAGGTTTCTGCTGATTTTTCAAGAAACACGCGTCTCTTAAAATCTATGAAGTCTGATCTTGATTACGTCTTTCAAAAGCTAAG GAGCATGAAAGCCAAAATTTTGGCAACTTATCCAGATGCTTTTCCAGATGGATCCGCAAAAGAAGTGCTTGACCGGAGACCAGACCTTGAAATGCCTTGA
- the LOC133703869 gene encoding DNA-damage-repair/toleration protein DRT111, chloroplastic-like, with amino-acid sequence MLGGGLYGDLPPPSAAAEEDKPTTTTSTVWSTSTLMAPPTLRKPMPPPPPQTILKSQNKPKPSKTLLSPAPPVTVLPDEVAAQPALVGVNSVVIEEYDPARPNDYDDYRREKKRKAMEAERLREIERRRQEEEERESREREDRERDTNISGEEAWKRRAAMSGGGVPRSPSPPSNGDGFRIGKSETVGLGVGAGGQMTAAQRMMAKMGWKEGQGLGKQEQGITTPLMAKKTDRRAGVIVNASESKPEKKVKSVNLNGTPTRVLLLRNMVGPGEVDDELEDEVASECAKYGTVTRVLIFEITELNFPREEAVRIFIQFERSEETTKALIDLDGRFFGGNVVRATFYDEERFSKNELAPMPGEIPGF; translated from the exons atgttaGGTGGTGGATTATATGGAGATCTGCCTCCACCATCCGCGGCGGCGGAGGAAGATAAACCAACTACCACCACCTCCACTGTATGGTCTACTAGTACCTTAATGGCTCCACCTACTCTTCGTAAACCCATgcccccaccaccaccacaaactattttaaaatcCCAAAACAAACCTAAACCTTCCAAAACTTTACTTTCTCCGGCACCGCCTGTCACTGTCCTACCCGATGAGGTGGCTGCGCAGCCGGCATTGGTAGGGGTGAATTCGGTGGTCATTGAGGAGTATGATCCCGCGAGGCCGAATGATTATGACGATTATAggagggagaagaaaaggaaggccATGGAAGCAGAGAGGTTGAGGGAGATTGAGAGGAGGAGGCAAGAGGAGGAGGAAAGAGAGAGTAGGGAGAGGGAAGACAGGGAGAGGGATACGAATATTTCCGGGGAGGAAGCGTGGAAGAGGCGTGCCGCGATGAGTGGTGGTGGTGTTCCGAGGAGTCCGTCGCCACCCAGTAATGGGGATGGGTTTCGTATTGGGAAGTCAGAGACGGTTGGGTTGGGAGTTGGTGCTGGTGGACAAATGACTGCCGCCCAGAGGATGATGGCGAAGATGGGGTGGAAGGAAGGGCAAGGATTGGGGAAGCAGGAGCAGGGGATTACGACGCCGTTGATGGCCAAGAAGACTGATCGGAGAGCTGGGGTTATTGTGAATGCCAGTGAGTCAAAGCCAGAGAAGAAGGTGAAGAGTGTGAATCTCAATGGAACGCCTACTCGAGTTTTGCTACTTAGGAATATG GTGGGTCCTGGTGAGGTAGATGATGAACTAGAAGATGAGGTTGCATCCGAGTGTGCAAAGTATGGAACAGTCACTCGGGTTCTTATCTTCGAGATCACTGAGCTGAACTTTCCACGGGAAGAGGCAGTTAGAATTTTCATACAGTTTGAGAGATCAGAAGAAACAACAAAAGCATTGATTGATCTTGATGGGCGGTTTTTTGGGGGTAATGTGGTTCGAGCGACCTTCTATGATGAGGAGAGGTTCAGCAAGAATGAGTTGGCTCCTATGCCTGGTGAAATCCCTGGCTTTTGA